A portion of the Acipenser ruthenus chromosome 38, fAciRut3.2 maternal haplotype, whole genome shotgun sequence genome contains these proteins:
- the LOC117434267 gene encoding formyl peptide receptor 2-like: MENANRRTSGSSNSSCTDLQLKESMYITAATLYSIIFLLGVVGNGVVIWITGFKMTKTISTVWFLNLAIADFIFVAMRIFSVVREMMQYQWPFGRMVCRLTYFVKYLNMFSSVFILMVISIDRCVLVNYPVFCKKHRTVKTSSVAISVVWAAAILLSSPYMIFTDVFFDIKNNQTKCTYTFGNGDINYKSREVLILYIVRFIVGFVVPFVVITVSYVTIGWKVKGKNWAKTSRMFKIILITVVAFFICWLPYHIFTFLKRSTLPKCHLLLGYRLAASLAYFNSCLNPILYFFVGFCSRRNFPCSLLSVLKNAFSEDSEKSSDSQSSKVSVQLNKYTSQRRPFQTGFWQQDRYKIGTSCKDNLQF, translated from the coding sequence ATGGAAAATGCCAATCGCCGAACCTCTGGGTCTAGTAATTCCAGCTGCACTGATCTCCAGTTAAAGGAAAGCATGTACATCACTGCGGCCACTCTCTACAGCATCATCTTCCTGCTGGGGGTTGTCGGCAACGGAGTGGTCATCTGGATCACTGGTTTCAAGATGACTAAGACCATCAGCACTGTATGGTTTCTGAATCTGGCAATCGCAGACTTCATTTTTGTAGCCATGCGTATTTTTTCAGTGGTGAGAGAGATGATGCAGTATCAGTGGCCGTTTGGCAGAATGGTTTGCAGGCTAACCTATTTTGTCAAGTATCTAAACATGTTCTCCAGCGTCTTTATCCTCATGGTAATTAGCATTGACCGCTGTGTGTTGGTGAATTATCCGGTTTTCTGCAAAAAGCACCGGACAGTGAAAACTTCCTCTGTTGCTATTTCAGTGGTGTGGGCTGCTGCCATCCTGCTCAGCTCGCCCTATATGATCTTCACAGATGTATTTTTCGACATCAAGAACAACCAGACCAAATGCACCTACACTTTCGGCAATGGAGATATCAACTACAAATCAAGAGAGGTTCTCATTTTATACATCGTTCGGTTCATTGTTGGGTTTGTGGTCCCTTTTGTGGTAATCACGGTTAGCTACGTGACCATCGGCTGGAAGGTTAAAGGCAAGAACTGGGCCAAAACATCCCGCATGTTTAAGATCATCCTGATTACCGTGGTGGCCTTTTTCATCTGCTGGCTCCCGTACCATATTTTCACCTTCCTCAAAAGAAGCACTTTGCCTAAATGTCACCTCCTTCTAGGATACCGTCTGGCAGCCAGCTTGGCCTACTTCAATAGCTGCCTAAACCCTATTCTCTACTTTTTTGTGGGTTTCTGCAGCAGGCGAAACTTCCCCTGCTCCTTGTTGTCTGTCTTAAAAAATGCATTCAGTGAGGACTCTGAGAAATCAAGTGACAGTCAATCATCCAAAGTGAGcgttcaattaaataaatataccagTCAACGACGACCGTTTCAAACAGGATTCTGGCAACAGGACCGCTATAAAATAGGCACTTCTTGTAAAGACAacctacaattttaa